The Candidatus Firestonebacteria bacterium RIFOXYD2_FULL_39_29 genomic interval ATCCATAAATCTTTTTCTCAATCCACCTAGTCGGATTACGAGTTCAACATTAATGTGTTATAGATTTATTTTCGAACCTCGGACTTTCATCCACATATATTCTTACAAGCTTTTGCCATATCAGCGGAGTGCTTTATTCCGCATTCCATAAATTGTCAACCGTCATACGAGTTTTTTGCCGTCTTCTGACTTCTATCTTCCGACTTCAGTTCTTTCGTTCTTGCAAAGCATCCAACCCTCTAACCATCTCTACCAAAGATCCGCCCAACATAATTGGCGGACAACCTTTAGCTCTAATTCAGATTTCTCTCTTTCCTTCAAGCGCTCTTGCAAGGGTTACTTCATCTGTATATTCCAACGATGCGCCCATCGGAATACCAAGCGCCAGGCGGTATACTTTTACACCCAAGGGCTTTAAAATTTTACTCAGGAATAACGCGGTGGCTTCGCCTTCTACGTCGGGATTTGTGGCAATGATAACTTCGGAGATTTTTTCCGGTTCTATCCTTCTTAAGAGCTCTTTTATCTTCAGATCTTCAGGACCTATGCCGTCCAAAGGGGAAATGCTTCCCATCAGGACATGGTAGACACCGTTAAACGAACCGGTTTTTTCCAGGGACATGATATCCAGCGGCTCTTCCACTATACAGATAATATTTTTATTTCTTTTGTTTGAACTGCAGACATTGCAGGGGTCAGATTCGGTAATATTGAAGCATTTCGAGCAGTATCTTACTTTTTCTTTTACTTCGGCCATAGCTTTGGAAAGATTTTCTATATCTTCTTTACCGGATTTTAGAATATGATAAGCCAGGCGCTGGGCTGATTTGGGACCGATACCCGGAAGTCTTCCGAGCTCGTTGATAAGTTTTTCCAGTGAGTTCGCGCTAAATCTTTCCATGTTCTTCTTTTTTGAGTATTCTTCCGCCGAACATATCCTTGGCGGCTTTAACTTCAGCATTGGCAGGTTCTCTATTTTCTGTCTGGGGTTTATAAGCAACAGGAGCCTTGTCTGTTTTAGCACCCGCTTCCGGCGCTTTTTCCAGAACCGCAACTATCTCCATTGCAGTTTTAAAAGTTTCTTTAAAAACTTCCTTTATCAGTGCGGCGCCGTTAATTATACTATCCACCACATATACACTCGGAGCTTTAACAAATACTTTATTATTTTCTACTTTATAAGGCTTTACCGAGTCTAAAGAAGGAGACAATGACCTGCTTTTTGACTTCATAGCTTCGACAAAAACCGGCCAATTTTTTATTATTCTTTTAAGATTCTCAGAACTATCATCTGTTATATCCACTTCTTCAATATCGGAAAAACTTCCGCCACTCTCCGGTATTTTTTCTACGGATGTTCCGAGTATCTCTTTTACCGTAGAAGCCGGAGCCTCGATTTCCGGAGCGCATTCTTCAGCAGGTACGGAAACCGTTCCCGCGGAAATACTTTCAAGACGGTTAATTACTTCCGGTAAGCTAAGCAAGCTATCCATTCTTGTGATCTTTACACAGGCTATTTCTATTAAAACTCTCTGATAAGAGCTGTATTTCATGCTTTCCAGGAGGTCAGTTAAGATCTTAATCGTATTTACTACTTTTGTCTCGGTAACAACAGGAATCAGGAGTTTCAAACCCTTGATCTCTTCAGGATCTATCATTTCCATAAAATCTTCGGGGGTCTTTGTTACTTTTACAATAAGAAGGTTCCTGAAATATTCCGCAAGATATTTTATAAAAAGTACGGGATCATACCCCGCTCGGTAAATGTCCTCAATGATCTTTAAAGAACCCTGGGTATTTTTGTCGATCAGTAAGTTAGCAAAGGAGGCAAGCATCTCACGGTTTACCGATTCAAGGAGTTTTTCCACATCCTCAAGTTTTACCTCCCCTTCCGAATAGGAGATCACCTGGTCTAAAATAGATTCCGCGTCGCGGAGTGCCCCGTCGGAGTTTCTGGCTATTAAAGTAAGCACCCTCTGGTCTACATTAAGTTTTTCCTTTTTGAGTATCGTTGACAAGAGCCCGACTATTTCAGCAACGGTTAATTTCCTGAAATTATATTTCTGGCACCGCGAAGCAATTGTTGCCGGCACCTGGTCCATCTCTGTGGTGGCAAAAATGAACTTAACATGTTCGGGCGGTTCTTCCAGTGTTTTAAGAAGCGCGTTGAACGCTTCATTTGTAAGCATGTGAACTTCATCAATAATATATACTTTGTATCTTCCCTTCGCCGGCATGTACCTTACTTTCTCGCGAAGGTCCCTTATCTCATCTATACCCCTGTTGGAAGCGCCGTCGATCTCTATTATATCAGTAGAAATTCCTGCGGTTATTTCCGTACAGTGAGAGCATTTATTGCAAGGTGTTGCCGTAGGACCATGTTCACAGTTTATAGCCTTCGCCAAGATCCTTGCTATACTGGTCTTCCCGACACCACGCGGTCCGAAAAACAAAAAGGAATGCGC includes:
- a CDS encoding recombination protein RecR, which translates into the protein MERFSANSLEKLINELGRLPGIGPKSAQRLAYHILKSGKEDIENLSKAMAEVKEKVRYCSKCFNITESDPCNVCSSNKRNKNIICIVEEPLDIMSLEKTGSFNGVYHVLMGSISPLDGIGPEDLKIKELLRRIEPEKISEVIIATNPDVEGEATALFLSKILKPLGVKVYRLALGIPMGASLEYTDEVTLARALEGKREI
- a CDS encoding DNA polymerase III, subunit gamma and tau; translation: MSYLVLARKYRPQTFDEVIGQEYITKTLKNAIESKRIAHSFLFFGPRGVGKTSIARILAKAINCEHGPTATPCNKCSHCTEITAGISTDIIEIDGASNRGIDEIRDLREKVRYMPAKGRYKVYIIDEVHMLTNEAFNALLKTLEEPPEHVKFIFATTEMDQVPATIASRCQKYNFRKLTVAEIVGLLSTILKKEKLNVDQRVLTLIARNSDGALRDAESILDQVISYSEGEVKLEDVEKLLESVNREMLASFANLLIDKNTQGSLKIIEDIYRAGYDPVLFIKYLAEYFRNLLIVKVTKTPEDFMEMIDPEEIKGLKLLIPVVTETKVVNTIKILTDLLESMKYSSYQRVLIEIACVKITRMDSLLSLPEVINRLESISAGTVSVPAEECAPEIEAPASTVKEILGTSVEKIPESGGSFSDIEEVDITDDSSENLKRIIKNWPVFVEAMKSKSRSLSPSLDSVKPYKVENNKVFVKAPSVYVVDSIINGAALIKEVFKETFKTAMEIVAVLEKAPEAGAKTDKAPVAYKPQTENREPANAEVKAAKDMFGGRILKKEEHGKI